The Misgurnus anguillicaudatus chromosome 12, ASM2758022v2, whole genome shotgun sequence region ACCTTGTGACCAAACTGTGTAACTGCAGGCCTTGTCGTGTATTATTGAATTGCCtggaaggctgcatccttcgAGGTCGCAtttttgtaggctgcatacgtttTATTACAgactattaacaattacaaagtttactattatacttagattatcgtaaattgttgtaatttgATTATGACTTGTGAATATAATGCTCCGTTACTGAAATAAACCaagcttgatgacgtatacagaCTTCATATGCGACCTTCGGAGCATGCAGCCTTCCGTTTGAGAAACGCCAAAAAGATGTATTGGATTTGGTGTTGGTAAATGTTTAAAGTCCCGTTACATAACATAAAAGTGTGTATGATAACAGCCTAATTTTGAATGGAATGATTATTGATTTTGACATTTACCAGAGATGTAAAGCacataattttattaatataatatcattAGGGAAATTTGCACTTAAAGCGGACATTTCAGAAGACTTTTATAagatgtaaattaaatctttggtgtccccagagtacatatatgaaggttaaacttaaaatatcatatagataatttattataacatgttaaaattgctttgtaggtgcgagcaaaatgtgccgtttttgggtgtgtccttttaaatgcaaataagcggatgaaatgcaaacactgatcgccatgacagtttgttgaaattgaaactcatttGTGCCAtagatataaaggctagatggctcgtccgcgctgctggccaattgagtgcaacgtccgcattttggcggccatcttaggacagggcgctcgctcactcgtagcattgagttttaatgatgcaggtacttttaaatgaccataacttgcttaattttttaccgattttcaaacggtttggtttgttataaacgtcaaagatgtacctatgacactgcatacctatactaaaaataaaaaataaattcatgaaacatgttaaagcatccagaattatagccacgttaataacgtttgtaaaaacccaaaccgtttgaaaatcggtagaaaattgagcaagttatggtcatttaaaagtacctgcaccattaaactcaatgctacgagtgagcgagcgccctgtcctaagatggccgccaggtgatgccgtaagggactccgccttgagccatctagcctttatacatatctatgatttgtgctgtcaattatttttttctctctgcaccATATGGCAgcgccgtggttggatagtgtagattaaggggtggtattattataataagatccccttctgacatcacaaggggagccatatttcaattacctatttttcacattcttgcagagaatgatttaccaaaattagttactgggttgatttttttaaaacattttctatgttgatagaagcactggggactgatatgtctcctttaattAAAGATGAATGCTCCTACAAACTTTTGTTTAGTCTTTCAAATAAAATTTTGTGCAAGTACACATTTCACACCACATCCTAAACCGTTCCTCTTGTAACTTTGTAAAGGTAAGTTTAAGTACTTTCTTCAACGTATTGACATATCCACTGAAACCGGAAGGTGCATATACAGTGGCTCCTCCCTATTGCAAAACAGCCAATAGCAtttagtttaaaggtgcagtgtgtaaattttagcggcatctagtggtgggtttgtgaattgcaaccaacggttcagtccactgctcaccccttgcttttgaaacacatagagaagttacagtagccgccaccggacaaccatttcattgttggagacaacttagtaacaaagtttgtccgttaagggcttctgtagaaacgtggtggcacaaaatggcgacttccatgtaaggggtatgtagataaaacgtcttattctaaggtaacaaacacataacggttcataatgaaagatctttatacacccctgataatatagttttgtatattattttgcatttctgtcaagagatccttctaaaaattacacactgcacctttaactcacAATCTGGAATCTTATAAGAAGCTTAGGTGCTGAATGCAGTCATAAAATTGTTGATCTGAATTGATTGGTTCATTTTCTAAACAGCCAACGAAAACCACCTGGAATCACACTATGACATGTATACAAATGtgattaaaaaatttttttattaaaaaagtgtgtttattttcacttttaagTGCTTTATTGTGTCTTGCTGTTGTGTGTACGTGTGTAAGTACACTTAGGAATGAAGCTTTATCTGCTTCTTACTTTCGACATGAGTgcaacaaagaaaaaaacagattGCTCCTTAACATAGTTactcaaaataaacaacacctTGAAATCTATTTCTATTAcgtttattgaaaattaatgtcACACCCCATGCCCTCTAGCAAAGCCCGACCACAAAATTCTTCAAAtactataaaacaaaaattcaGTTACCAACTATTTTAATAAAGCCTAttctaaaatatacatacaaAGAGTCCCGGTTAACACATTTGCTTTGCAAAGCACAGGCGGAGCTGCGGAATGagaatttgtttaaaaaaaaaagaatcaagATTCCTCTTGAACTGCGGACAAGTCTTATATTCTTCTCACAGCATCATCAATGTCACTCATCTGCTCTTTTAGCTGGTTCCACTGCTCTGGGTTCAGTGAAATACCTGAAAGAAACAACACATGACCTAACATCAGGCATCCATATTGAAATGTGaattattcaaataaacaatttttatGTCAGATGTCAGCATTAAATCAGCACGCAGTACGAAAACGAGGTCACAGACGCCTACAGACCTTTTCTCCCTGGCTTCATTTCACCCTCCTGGTCCATCCAGTATTCCCGGATATCGATCAGCACTTTTCCTTTGAAATCTCTgacactcacatacctcatctTTCCTATCTTAACAAAAATAGATTTATAAAGTATGTTAActctgttaaaaataaataagtaaactgAAATATTATGTAATTATCTATTAGACTGTTTACCTGGAACATATTATCCTTTTTATCGCTGCTACTGCTGCTTTTGGAGGCGGCGGACACCTTTGAGGATTCTCCACCCTTCGGTTTCTTTGATGGCTTCTCTGGAGCCGCCTGCTTCTTTCTCTTGGCCTGAAACACAGATGATACTCTTATAACTATAAATATACTCTTGGATGTGTTTTATTGTCATTCGTAAATGCGATGCAGAGCTCATTTGCATACCTTGGTCTCGACGTCACTATCAGAATCGCTACCTGACGTAGAGGACAACACTTCCTTTGACTTGGGCATTCTGAAAAGATATAAATGCAGTTTTTACGTAAGGAAATTACGTTAAACGACAACTGTTAAGAGCACATATACACCATGTACACTAATAATGTGACAAAGATAAGCTCCCTCTAATTTACACCTTGTGATATTAATGTCCAGCTTTGAATAGTAGAAACAATTGAATTATAATAACACGTTTGTAATAACCTAAAAGTCATTTTCCTCATTGGCTTGTTGCAGTCTGCACGTATTTAACGCATGCATAAGAAAACTGTGTGAACGGTAATAACTCTGTTATGATGCTGTTATGAACCATAAAGGCCCGAACACATAAACGCGCATCAAGGTGGCGTCAACAGTTTCGTTTCtatatatgaaaatattattgtaGCATTTTTGCTTATATCACAGTCgtgctttaatattttaatctgCTGCAGGTAGCGAATGACTTACGTGATGTTGTAAGGTAAGTTGTGTTAAATCATAAGCCCATGCGATGCGCGTTTCTGAGAGACCTGCACTGAGCGCGCGCTTGAGAGTGTAACAGGAAACGGTCGTTGCAGTGAATTGTGGGAAGTGTAGTTTTGCCTTGTCATCGCAGAAATggtgttaaaggaacagttcaacccgaattaaatgaaaattgtgtcacaTTCATGTAGGCAATTATCTTCCTAGCATAGACGACAAACGCATTTGGTGTGAGATGCAcactttcatttatttatttattgattttataGACCACAAAACGGTTTTTGAaagttttcttctttttattgttgcgggttcactgcaaaaatgacttcttacttaatattattttcttcttgtttttagtacaaatatctaaattattaaatcaagatgcattttcttgataagcaaaatctcctaacaaaaaaatctagctttaagacaaaaaaagtaattgaagtgaatttgtgcttaaaaaatgcaaaaaaaatctgccaatggggtaagacattttttctttaatttggcagatttttttgcttcttttaagtacaagtttgatatttttggtctaaaaacttttcattttgcccatcaagaaaatgcattctgatttaaaaaaattttaatatttgcactgaaaacaagagaagAATACTAatataaaagtcattttttgcagtgtttttaATTCAATTAACAGAAACATTTCTGAAGCCTAAATCAAAGCCTATAAGTCATTTTATCCCTTGTTTATACAATGCACAGATACATACTTCATCAAACATTACTTCGATGGTACTACTTTAGCTGATTTCAtagcattaaaaggtgaagaACAGAAGAAATAATGCaaaatttaaacatatttaatgttagcctacacaaaacaaatgctcAGTACCATGCAGTGATCAGTTcacttcattggtttattactttaatttaacatgagtaGTTAGTACCTTAACCCCGATaactttgactgttttaatATCTGATGACAGCTGCAGTCAGGGACAGGACACCAAAAATCCGGACTGTCCCCGGAAAACGGGGATGTCTGGTCACCTTATGGTAgagttgaaaaaataaaatggcggccaaggaagtggttggagcacaaatttagtgtaaataaagttatatttcaaacagagtTCCATTATGCTATCTAAAAGGGATCGCGccattctaaaaaaatcgaacacattgttttctatgagtatacgcacaccggcgcgccaggtggcgcctgtccgcgccgcctagctgtgactcaggaagttgttcaaatccctgtcgtgccacacagcgccactcacatagtttaacattacataacatcatatgtgtcccaaatcattaacaagtaaaattggctgctaacgtatattttgcattttgaagtagacgctatctgacgaagctggCGCTAttaaatgtgcacttccggtttacaatagcctacctccgagttctcctaggcaCGATGCGACGCGGCGCTGAACTGCACGGCCGGTGTGCAATCCCCTTAAGTCTGACCAAATGCATTTCCCGGAGCTGCGTTCATGTCTCCGAAGTCATTGCTCATGAGGCAACATGTCAGCTGCCTAAACTTTTGGACGTACCCGACATTGTACGATCGAAACTGGTAGTCTTAACAATGTCTGCGTCCAAAATCTCTAAAATGCTGTAGCATGCCTTTGGAAGCAGCATTCCAAgacaggaaggcatcaaggcactTTCGAATCCAACGTTTGCTTTACTTCCTGACACCTGAGATACCTTCATCATCTTGTCCCAAAATTCTATGTGTGCGCACGTGCAGGGAATgagattggtcgagcctggtcaaGTTCAAAAAGATAAAATGGTGGCCAAGAAAGCGTCTGGATCACAAATGTAGTGTAAATacagttatattttcactttttacacctttaaaTTGCCTTTCTAGCAAGAAATTAGTATTGCTGTTTTCAATGGGATTAGTTATTACAAAGGGGCTCTCTGATTGTATTCAAACAAAATTCCGTTACGCAGCCTATAAAGGCTGTCTGAATGCGTTTCccggagctgccttcatgccgccAAAGTCATTGCATTATAAGGCATtgtggcaacaagtcagctgtctTTGGTTTTGGACACAGATGACAATTTTAGGCTGAAGATGTTATGTAGGTCACAGTACTCTTTGCCATACAATTAAAGTGAGTGGTGACTAGTACGATAACACAGTGTCCAAAATACATACGATGCCGCGACACCCGATATAAAGGTATCTTGTCCATGTAAAAGTTTTTGTTCTCAGCCGTGACTTGATGCCCAGTAATGTTCTATgcattatgaatattaatcaTCAACCATGGACAATGAGAGACTGATTAGACATTTAAAGcagaaatatataataaatcccTCAAGTTGCACATGGAAAGCCAACAAGCTTGAGGATGTGTCTGTATCTGTGTGCGATCTTTAGCTGATGCAAAATTATAGTTACATACAAGCTAAAGATATAAAACGATTGCTCTCTTGTTTAGGCTATATTCAATGAAGCAATTCAAACATCAGTATAAGGAAGTTTGCAAATAGAAATTGTAAATACAAGAAACAAAATTCTTCAGGGACAGGTCGTTATGGTAAGGTGTGTATTAGTGAGAGCAATGGGGGATTGTAtacatatttgtatttttaaaacaaacatttaagttAAATCTTCTAAATCACTTGTGACACAGAGGCGGGACGGCCACAGTGTTTTTCACAGGTCGCTTCTTGCAATGGTAGCAGCTGACAGGAAACAGTCTACAACATGTTGCAAGTAATGTACTTTAAAGAGCCCTATCTTGTCCtccaataaaattattatattagttgcatgtaaatattaatattttatcaATTTAATTGTAAATGGGCAATTCCATGCAAATATCAACCTTATCATGAAATGAAAGTGCTTATCCAAAGTTTATTATCTCAGATGTACATAGTTAAAATATCCATGTAAAGTATCAGTGCAAATTTCAGAACTGTCACGTCCACAATAAATAACTCTTTTTTCAGCATTCAATACTGCttcagttacttttaacacTCTGAAGTGTTGTGGACACATATAGACACTGAACAGTTAATTTTacactggggattttgctgtgtacagCCATCCAGATGTTATTTCAGAATAAAACAGTGACAGGGTGATCAGGGCCCCAAACGAAGCTTAATACATGACTACTTACCAACCGAgtaattaattatttcatttcaCTTCAACAATGAAAAACTATCATCTTTAAGGCAAGACACAAAAGTTTAAACAAGACAAATATAAAGTTTGATTTGTTTATAATAATCTCATGatctcatatacagtatgttatgACTTACAATCAAATAatcaaaaaatatttgcctTATCCAATTTACCTaactgtccaaactaaaaacaacttgcactgacatcttAATATCAGTGacttttgttttgcctcaaaatgtagtaatgttttactttctagtaatgtttttaataaggcatgtttgttcaaactagttatatttcataataactaaggcctagtcctggattaagctaattcctgtccgggaaaccacccctatttgtttaaattaaccttTTTGAAATGGAAAAGTTTTTAAAGTTGTGAAGCATGCAATAACCTCTCAAATAGCTTTCAGAAATTCACATTTCAGGATACAGATTAAAGTTTATTATCCGCTCTGTACTGAGAgaaaaggtacaagaaggtacaaaatttgtaaacttaaaagtacactttcagaaaggatgtgttaattttaacacattgttttgtgttaaactatttaacacattatgtgttattctaacacattgtgtgtcatttcgtgtagattgtgagcttaaataaatgaaatggacaacacaagatgtgttaaaacaacacaaagtgtgttattccaaaaataaaacagagatgtgttaaaggaatagtctactcattttcaatattaaaatatgttattaccttaactaagaattgttgatacatccctctatcatctgtgtgcgtgcacgtaagcgctggagcgcgctgctacacttcaatagcatttagcttagccccattcattcaatagtaccactcagagataaagttagaagtgaccaaacacatcaacgtttttcctatttaagacgagtagttatacgagcaagtttggtggtacaaaataaaacgtagcgcttttctaagcggatttaaaagaggaactatattgtatgtcgtaatagcactttttggagtacttcaactcgcctgaaaaatccgctccccttctccctctcataatgggagagggagagtgttactgcgccgagtcgaatattataatagaaaacgtTTGCACTagcacattggatgccgttgctcccattcgaaaaaagagaatcaaagaaaaaacgccagctccatggtatgatcatcatacggcagcccttaaaaaagtagccagaaaaatggaaagaaactaccgaagcacaaagttagaggtatggcgttcagcatggaaagagagtgttcaacactacagacaggctattaaaaccgccagatgtacctatctcagtacgcttattaaagaaaatcaaaacaaccctcgtttcctatttagcacagttgcgaaactgactagaaacaaagaacaaacagaaacaaatagtaaactccaacacaatagtaatgacttcatgaacttctttactaacaaaattatgtttattagggaaaacattaaaactacgcAAGCGGCCACCACTATACCTAATAGTACATTTACCTCTagattaccatacgaacatcttgagtcatttaaacctactacaatagaagagctctctaaattagtaatgtcatccaaatcatcgtcctgtatactagaccccattcccacaaaattactaaaagaggtatttcatgtagtgtcagacacggtactaaatatctttaactcatccctagaattaggatacgttccaacagctttcaaactagcagt contains the following coding sequences:
- the sub1a gene encoding SUB1 regulator of transcription a; this translates as MPKSKEVLSSTSGSDSDSDVETKAKRKKQAAPEKPSKKPKGGESSKVSAASKSSSSSDKKDNMFQIGKMRYVSVRDFKGKVLIDIREYWMDQEGEMKPGRKGISLNPEQWNQLKEQMSDIDDAVRRI